In a single window of the Nicotiana tomentosiformis chromosome 8, ASM39032v3, whole genome shotgun sequence genome:
- the LOC104094215 gene encoding uncharacterized protein, with product MISNNEDEENTEFIPITSDTIEKIAETSTASKKSRKRVRRKLKESPPCKILRHDALPEEVKVGSIFENKKSITKLFCILEINLKVEFTVVRSCSKKYELKCIMEKCDWNVRATRIKNSTLFMVIKVYNNHEYSVDARKSDQKHATSNFISKQILEHVQDKKIEVTPAFVESEMKKKFGIDIGYHKAWRAIQKAIACIRETPEENYHILPSYLYMMVHRNPGTYTSIKRDEQTRFAYMFFAPAASIVGWCYCRPVIAVDATFLKSKYHDVLFVVVSKDAKNQIFSLSFGVADSENNDAYIWFFEEMRKAIEVRRELIFLSDRNQSIANGIRQIYLKAHHGICIYHFEKNL from the exons ATGATAAGCAACAACGAAGATGAAGAAAATACAGAATTTATACCGATAACATCAGATACAATTGAAAAAATTGCTGAAACTTCTACTGCTTCtaagaaatcaagaaaaagaGTGAGGAGAAAGCTGAAAGAATCTCCACCATGTAAAATACTTAGGCACGATGCATTGCCTGAGGAAGTGAAAGTAGgatcaatttttgagaacaagAAGAGCATAACTAAACTTTTCTGCATCTTGGAAATAAACCTTAAAGTTGAATTCACTGTTGTTAGATCATGTTCAAAGAAATACGAGCTGAAATGCATTATGGAAAAATGTGATTGGAATGTACGTGCTACTAGAATAAAAAATTCCACACTTTTCATGGTGATAAAAGTTTATAACAACCATGAATATTCGGTTGATGCAAGAAAATCAGACCAAAAGCATGCTACATCAAATTTTATAAGTAAACAAATTTTAGAACATGTTCAGGATAAAAAGATTGAGGTTACACCAGCCTTTGTAGAaagtgaaatgaaaaagaaatttgGAATTGACATTGGATATCACAAGGCATGGCGCGCTATTCAAAAAGCTATTGCTTGCATACGAGAAACACCGGAAGAGAACTACCATATTCTTCCTTCATACCTATACATGATGGTGCATAGAAACCCAGGGACGTACACTAGCATAAAAAGAGATGAGCAAACTCG GTTTGCTTACATGTTCTTTGCTCCTGCGGCATCTATAGTTGGTTGGTGTTACTGTAGACCTGTGATTGCAGTAGATGCAACatttttaaagtcaaaatatCATGATGTTCTATTTGTTGTTGTATCAAAGGATGCAAAAAATCAAATCTTTTCGCTATCTTTTGGTGTAGCAGATTCGGAAAACAATGATGCATATATTTGGTTCTTCGAGGAAATGAGAAAAGCAATTGAAGTCCGTCGTGAACTGATTTTCTTATCAGATAGAAACCAATCGATCGCAAACGGGATTAGACAAATTTATCTTAAAGCTCACCATGGTATCTGCATCTATCACTTTGAGAAGAATTTATAG